One Fusobacterium ulcerans DNA segment encodes these proteins:
- a CDS encoding Maf family protein codes for MILASKSPRRKEILEDTGFKIQIISAQVEETSSKDSITDKIMDIARKKTMAVAKMYPDEFVVGADTIVEVDGKIIGKPKNEADAFNTLKILSGREHNVITAYSLINLSKKIDITDYDITKVSFRELSDNMIKWYISTNEPMDKAGSYGIQGKGAVFVNGINGDFFSVMGFPIGKFVEKISQLGIELKEIENI; via the coding sequence ATGATTCTAGCTTCTAAATCTCCCAGAAGGAAGGAGATCCTTGAAGACACTGGATTTAAAATACAGATCATAAGTGCCCAAGTAGAAGAAACAAGCAGCAAAGATTCAATTACTGATAAAATTATGGATATTGCAAGAAAAAAAACTATGGCTGTTGCAAAAATGTACCCTGATGAGTTTGTTGTAGGAGCAGATACAATAGTAGAAGTGGATGGAAAAATAATAGGAAAACCAAAAAATGAAGCTGATGCCTTCAATACATTGAAAATATTATCAGGGAGAGAACACAATGTTATCACTGCATATAGCCTGATTAACTTATCTAAAAAAATAGATATTACAGATTATGATATTACTAAAGTTTCTTTTAGGGAATTATCTGATAATATGATAAAATGGTATATATCTACTAATGAGCCAATGGATAAGGCAGGTTCCTACGGAATCCAAGGAAAGGGAGCAGTGTTTGTCAATGGTATAAATGGAGATTTTTTCAGTGTAATGGGATTCCCCATTGGTAAATTTGTTGAAAAGATTTCGCAGTTAGGTATAGAATTAAAAGAAATAGAAAACATATAA
- a CDS encoding ABC transporter permease: protein MVLNVKSHAFFILIISCLYLFMMYKLELPFAKEFADDTVIEKFLNLSIYKYKIGFIAAYLFYLILTNIMYCYIYAGLGFLIFCTFFLITIKFIKTTICRIYHEHKEKKRIQREEQLLREQIAIKEALEKREADKKLKMELEKEIRIKERVEEVISNKELVLESYSIDENKNNDIIKNIEENEMAEEEDEEFLKIIDPDFVSKPKEEKNKKEAAKQELEEEKEEEKIENPASDMAYESTVDFPLFTITDSSPKKEIVEETVESLPEEVASVDDTEKVTEIIPEKPVKKPKKERELLTIRTPGGKKDDSSF, encoded by the coding sequence ATGGTACTTAATGTAAAATCACATGCTTTTTTCATTTTAATAATAAGCTGTCTTTATCTTTTTATGATGTATAAATTAGAACTTCCATTTGCTAAAGAATTTGCAGATGATACTGTTATAGAAAAATTTCTAAATCTTTCTATATATAAATACAAAATAGGATTTATAGCTGCCTATTTATTCTATCTCATTCTCACAAATATCATGTACTGCTATATTTATGCTGGACTTGGATTCTTAATATTCTGTACATTCTTCCTTATAACTATAAAGTTTATCAAGACGACAATATGCAGAATTTACCATGAACACAAAGAGAAGAAGAGAATCCAGAGAGAAGAACAGCTTTTAAGAGAACAGATAGCAATAAAAGAAGCCTTGGAGAAAAGGGAAGCTGATAAAAAATTAAAAATGGAATTAGAAAAAGAAATAAGGATAAAAGAGAGAGTTGAAGAAGTTATTTCTAATAAAGAATTAGTTTTAGAAAGCTACTCTATTGATGAAAACAAGAATAATGATATAATAAAAAATATAGAAGAAAATGAAATGGCAGAAGAAGAGGATGAAGAGTTTTTAAAAATAATTGATCCTGATTTTGTCAGCAAACCTAAAGAAGAAAAAAATAAAAAAGAAGCAGCAAAACAAGAGTTGGAAGAAGAAAAAGAAGAAGAGAAAATAGAAAATCCTGCTTCTGATATGGCTTATGAAAGTACTGTTGATTTTCCACTGTTTACTATAACAGATTCTTCACCTAAAAAAGAAATTGTTGAAGAAACAGTTGAATCTCTGCCTGAAGAAGTGGCTTCAGTTGATGATACAGAAAAAGTAACAGAAATCATTCCTGAAAAGCCAGTAAAAAAGCCTAAAAAAGAAAGAGAACTTTTAACAATAAGAACACCTGGAGGAAAAAAAGATGATTCTAGCTTCTAA
- a CDS encoding SoxR reducing system RseC family protein, translating into MLNKGVIKEINGDKIVVKLYKDTSCSHCSGCSGDGKYGKDFEFTTDRKAEIGDTVTFEISAGKVIKAASIAYVFPAVAMILGYFIASKLGFSENQSIASSFIALGISFVCLFLYDKFVVKKQKNSEIDIISIEKEDTSEMIDNCNNKNMF; encoded by the coding sequence ATGTTAAACAAAGGTGTAATTAAAGAAATAAATGGAGATAAAATAGTAGTAAAATTATATAAAGATACTTCTTGTTCGCATTGCAGTGGATGCAGCGGAGATGGGAAATATGGAAAAGATTTTGAATTTACAACAGATAGGAAAGCTGAAATAGGAGATACAGTTACATTTGAAATATCAGCTGGTAAAGTCATAAAGGCAGCTTCTATTGCATATGTATTTCCAGCTGTGGCAATGATACTGGGATATTTCATAGCAAGTAAGCTTGGGTTTTCTGAAAATCAATCTATAGCTTCAAGCTTCATAGCATTGGGAATCTCTTTTGTATGTCTATTCCTTTATGATAAATTTGTAGTTAAAAAACAGAAAAATTCTGAGATAGATATAATCTCTATTGAAAAAGAAGATACAAGTGAAATGATAGATAATTGTAATAATAAAAATATGTTTTAA
- a CDS encoding YihY/virulence factor BrkB family protein, with protein sequence MNIKRKLIYFFKEVASQGKISNIISGIQRALENYKRANSALWVTSLCFYTLLSLVPVFAILFSLGSWLGVAESIIIHLSKYSPLNEEMITFLVQFSENLLENARSGVLAGIGFLSLGWTLITMFSIVEKSFNDIWQVEKSRMILRKITDYIAFFLLFPLLILTINGGMVIIGKKLEGIYDISPYLLQVIPSLSIFLFFTALYMLIPNTKVKLIPAFFSAVFTSVLFSGLQYFFIHLQVMIITYNKIYGSFSVIFIFFLWLKIMWFFIILGAHLSYFLQNKDLKSHSNDVNSISFKSKEYAGMIVIRELIRRYSNNLSPVTVKELAEKNDIPYDLILYVLTVFEKNGLAAKVINVKNEDEASFTILQNIDQINFKKVFNVLESSGEDIRLQVNDDNRAFYKIIKNKDFDFLIKDLLENSK encoded by the coding sequence ATGAATATAAAGAGAAAATTAATTTACTTTTTTAAAGAAGTAGCCAGTCAGGGTAAGATATCCAATATAATTTCGGGTATTCAGAGAGCATTAGAAAACTACAAAAGAGCTAACTCTGCCCTCTGGGTTACATCTCTTTGTTTTTATACTCTTCTTTCTCTTGTTCCTGTATTTGCAATCCTATTCAGTTTGGGAAGCTGGCTTGGAGTAGCAGAAAGCATTATCATTCATCTGAGTAAATATTCTCCTTTGAATGAAGAGATGATTACCTTCCTTGTGCAGTTTTCTGAAAATCTTTTAGAAAATGCACGAAGCGGAGTTCTGGCTGGAATAGGATTTTTATCATTGGGATGGACTTTAATTACTATGTTTTCCATTGTTGAGAAATCATTTAATGATATCTGGCAGGTGGAAAAATCAAGAATGATACTGAGGAAAATAACTGATTATATAGCTTTCTTTCTTTTATTCCCATTGCTTATCCTTACAATAAATGGTGGTATGGTTATAATAGGGAAAAAGTTAGAGGGAATTTATGATATTTCACCATATCTTTTACAAGTAATTCCTTCTCTCAGTATATTTCTGTTTTTTACAGCTTTGTACATGCTCATACCAAATACAAAGGTAAAATTGATCCCTGCTTTTTTCTCAGCAGTTTTTACATCTGTACTTTTTTCAGGGCTTCAATATTTTTTCATACACCTTCAGGTTATGATTATTACATATAATAAGATATATGGAAGTTTCTCTGTTATTTTCATCTTCTTCTTATGGTTGAAAATAATGTGGTTCTTTATTATTCTTGGAGCTCATTTATCGTACTTTTTACAGAATAAAGATTTAAAATCTCATTCTAACGATGTAAATAGTATAAGCTTCAAATCTAAAGAATATGCCGGAATGATAGTAATAAGAGAACTTATCAGAAGATATTCAAATAATCTTTCTCCAGTTACAGTGAAAGAACTTGCTGAAAAAAATGATATCCCTTATGATCTCATTCTATATGTTCTCACTGTATTTGAAAAAAATGGACTGGCAGCAAAGGTTATCAATGTAAAAAATGAAGATGAGGCAAGTTTTACTATCCTTCAAAATATAGATCAGATAAATTTTAAGAAGGTATTTAATGTTTTGGAAAGTTCTGGAGAAGACATCAGATTACAGGTCAATGATGATAACAGGGCATTTTACAAGATAATAAAAAATAAGGACTTTGATTTTTTGATTAAAGATCTTTTAGAAAATAGTAAATAA
- the htpX gene encoding zinc metalloprotease HtpX: MKTLKTFILMAVMTFIFMLIGNAVAGREGLIFALIMAGVMNFISYWFSDKIVLSMYGAQPVDENSRLYQLVKKLAIEADIPMPKVYILNEAQPNAFATGRNPSHAAVAVTRGLMDIVDEDELSGVIGHELGHVHNRDILIGTVAATMAGAITFLANMAKWAAIFGGRGRRNDDRDGGSPLAMIAVAIFAPIAAMLVQMAISRTREYKADEFGAKVSGNPLYLARALRKLDDYSRRIPMRNAAPSTENMFIVSPLTGSKMASLFSTHPATEDRIRRLQEMAY, from the coding sequence GTGAAAACTTTAAAAACTTTTATATTAATGGCTGTTATGACATTTATCTTTATGCTCATAGGAAATGCAGTGGCTGGAAGAGAAGGACTCATTTTTGCTTTAATAATGGCAGGAGTAATGAATTTTATCTCATACTGGTTCAGTGATAAAATAGTTTTATCTATGTATGGTGCTCAGCCTGTAGATGAAAATAGCCGTTTATATCAATTAGTAAAAAAACTAGCTATAGAAGCTGACATACCTATGCCTAAGGTATATATATTAAACGAAGCTCAACCTAATGCTTTTGCTACTGGAAGAAATCCGAGTCATGCTGCTGTTGCAGTAACAAGAGGACTTATGGACATAGTTGATGAAGATGAACTTTCTGGAGTCATTGGACATGAATTAGGTCATGTACATAATAGAGATATATTAATAGGAACTGTTGCTGCTACCATGGCAGGAGCTATCACTTTCCTTGCTAATATGGCAAAATGGGCTGCTATCTTTGGTGGAAGAGGAAGAAGAAATGATGACAGAGATGGTGGAAGTCCATTAGCAATGATTGCAGTAGCTATTTTTGCACCTATTGCTGCCATGCTTGTACAAATGGCTATCTCTAGAACAAGAGAATATAAAGCTGATGAATTTGGAGCAAAAGTCAGCGGAAATCCTCTATATCTTGCCAGAGCATTGAGAAAACTTGATGACTACAGCAGAAGAATTCCTATGAGAAATGCTGCTCCATCTACAGAAAATATGTTTATAGTAAGTCCTCTTACAGGAAGCAAAATGGCTTCTCTTTTCAGTACACACCCTGCTACTGAAGACAGAATAAGAAGACTTCAGGAAATGGCTTATTAA
- a CDS encoding Ppx/GppA phosphatase family protein, protein MTDKNGRYTKGIIDIGTNSCRLFIAEVLKNEKGINILNELVKEVEIVKLGEGVNQNHYLKEEAIERTIQCLKRYKETADKYEVKELKAFATSATRDAENKDIFLKKVRDLGIEIKCISGEEEAGLNFLGNSLVFDERILVIDIGGGSTEFTLGKNDKIDFIKSIDIGAVRATEKFFSQEDYSDENIEKCIEWVKENIKKIKEIKDEEFRAVGVAGTATTQISVKKKMEIYDSREVHMSEISVEELEENLKLFVSKNLEERKEIIGLEPKRADVIIAGTIILITILKELNKERIIVSESDNLTGAMIKEEKMSERLEWILEAYESFRRSSERRLVAGNIFDYFMQDFRGEISDAYDPATKEEIKEDIKEMADIIYNEEDKHKREFLVKILVNIVKML, encoded by the coding sequence ATGACAGATAAAAATGGCAGGTACACAAAGGGAATAATTGATATAGGTACAAATTCATGCAGATTATTTATAGCTGAAGTTTTAAAAAATGAAAAAGGGATAAATATTTTAAATGAATTAGTAAAAGAAGTGGAAATTGTAAAACTTGGAGAAGGGGTGAATCAAAACCACTATCTCAAAGAGGAAGCAATTGAAAGAACTATTCAATGCTTGAAAAGATATAAGGAAACAGCAGATAAATATGAAGTGAAAGAATTGAAAGCTTTTGCTACCTCAGCAACAAGAGATGCAGAAAATAAAGATATATTCCTAAAAAAAGTAAGAGATTTGGGAATTGAGATAAAATGTATTTCAGGAGAAGAGGAAGCAGGATTAAATTTTCTTGGAAACTCATTGGTATTTGATGAGAGGATATTAGTTATAGATATAGGTGGTGGAAGTACTGAGTTCACCCTTGGAAAGAATGATAAAATTGATTTTATAAAAAGTATAGATATCGGTGCAGTGAGAGCTACAGAAAAATTTTTCTCACAAGAAGATTATTCTGATGAAAATATAGAGAAATGTATAGAGTGGGTAAAAGAAAATATTAAAAAGATAAAAGAGATTAAAGATGAAGAATTCAGAGCAGTGGGAGTGGCAGGGACAGCCACTACACAGATATCAGTAAAAAAGAAAATGGAAATATATGACAGCAGAGAAGTGCACATGTCTGAAATATCTGTAGAGGAATTAGAAGAAAATTTAAAGCTTTTTGTTTCAAAAAATCTGGAAGAAAGAAAAGAGATAATTGGACTTGAACCTAAGAGGGCAGATGTAATAATAGCAGGAACCATTATTTTAATAACTATTTTAAAAGAATTAAATAAAGAGAGGATAATTGTTTCTGAATCAGATAATCTGACAGGAGCCATGATAAAGGAGGAGAAAATGAGTGAGAGGCTTGAGTGGATACTTGAAGCTTATGAAAGTTTTAGAAGGTCTTCTGAAAGAAGATTAGTAGCAGGGAACATTTTTGATTACTTCATGCAGGACTTTAGAGGGGAAATAAGCGACGCATACGACCCAGCAACAAAAGAGGAGATAAAAGAGGATATCAAAGAGATGGCTGATATCATATATAATGAAGAGGATAAACATAAAAGAGAATTTTTAGTAAAGATTCTGGTAAATATAGTAAAAATGCTTTAG
- the selD gene encoding selenide, water dikinase SelD — MGPEVLSDVLSKLPSVEDKNLIVGFDKSDDAAVYKLTDEIAMIQTLDFFTPMVDDPYVFGQIAAANSLSDVYAMGGIPKTAMNIVCFPEKMDINILGEILRGGAEKVAEAGAVLSGGHSIHDPEIKYGLSVTGIAHPDKILKNHGCETGDILICTKSLGTGIVTTASKVGLASERALKESIENMTALNKYAGEIIVKYPVTACTDITGFGFLGHSFEMAENSEKTLIFESEFIPYINEAKGYAQDFLITSGGQKNRNYVQEHVDFQNIPLWMQEILLDPQTSGGLLFSVKKECVKEMMEEFESKNIKAHIVGSVADKKDKFIIVR, encoded by the coding sequence ATAGGACCAGAGGTCTTGAGTGATGTACTTTCAAAACTTCCAAGTGTGGAAGATAAAAATTTAATAGTAGGGTTTGACAAATCAGACGATGCAGCAGTATACAAGCTTACTGATGAGATAGCTATGATACAGACTTTGGATTTTTTTACCCCTATGGTAGATGATCCTTATGTCTTCGGACAAATAGCAGCAGCAAATTCATTGAGTGATGTATATGCCATGGGAGGGATTCCCAAGACAGCAATGAATATAGTATGTTTTCCTGAAAAAATGGATATAAACATCCTTGGAGAAATATTAAGAGGTGGAGCTGAAAAAGTTGCAGAAGCAGGAGCTGTCCTAAGTGGTGGGCACTCTATACACGACCCTGAAATAAAATACGGGCTGTCAGTTACTGGGATTGCTCATCCGGATAAAATATTAAAAAATCATGGATGTGAAACAGGAGATATTCTTATATGTACAAAATCTCTTGGGACAGGAATAGTGACAACAGCTTCAAAAGTAGGCCTTGCCAGTGAGAGAGCCTTAAAAGAATCAATAGAAAATATGACTGCTTTAAATAAATATGCTGGTGAGATAATAGTAAAGTATCCTGTTACTGCCTGCACTGATATAACTGGCTTTGGGTTTTTAGGTCATTCTTTTGAAATGGCTGAAAACTCTGAAAAAACATTAATTTTTGAATCAGAGTTTATCCCATATATAAATGAAGCAAAAGGTTATGCACAGGATTTCCTTATAACAAGCGGCGGTCAGAAAAATAGAAATTATGTACAGGAACATGTAGATTTTCAAAATATTCCTCTATGGATGCAGGAAATACTTCTTGACCCTCAAACTTCAGGAGGGCTATTGTTTTCTGTAAAAAAAGAGTGTGTAAAAGAAATGATGGAAGAATTTGAATCTAAAAATATAAAAGCACATATAGTTGGAAGCGTTGCTGATAAGAAGGACAAATTTATTATTGTGAGGTAA
- the selA gene encoding L-seryl-tRNA(Sec) selenium transferase, whose protein sequence is MEKNLFQKLPKVDILMKSEKLEEISKKMSYHNYYQAVKDGIEFFRNKIKNREITDFTEDEVISKIKEISGIKSRPNLRRVINGTGTIIHTNLGRSILNEKITEDLGEILLNYSNLEYDLETGSRGSRYSHIEKLICDITGAEGALIVNNNAAAVILCLNEFANGKNTIVSRGELVEIGGSFRIPEIMKLAGTTLKEVGTTNKTHVFDYEDNIDEETAVLLKVHTSNFKIIGFTEEADKKDIAELGKKYEILTMEDLGSGVLVDFSKYGLPKEPTIQESIKSGIDIVTVSGDKLLGGPQCGIILGKKPLIERLKKNQYLRAFRVNKITISILENIFQYYKDEREAIKEIPILNMIIEEKGKVLERAEKLSAILKERNIENSIIETESKIGGGSMPEETVASYAICFTGDAVLLEKRFRGNDIPVIGRIKNDHFILDAKTLREKDFEEITGAAERIFL, encoded by the coding sequence ATGGAAAAGAATCTGTTTCAAAAACTTCCTAAAGTAGATATTCTTATGAAAAGTGAAAAACTGGAAGAGATAAGTAAAAAAATGAGTTATCATAATTACTACCAAGCTGTAAAAGATGGAATAGAGTTTTTTAGAAATAAGATAAAAAACAGAGAGATAACTGATTTTACAGAGGATGAGGTAATTTCAAAGATAAAAGAGATATCAGGAATTAAGAGCAGACCTAATTTAAGAAGGGTTATAAATGGAACTGGGACTATAATTCATACTAACTTAGGGCGTTCTATTTTAAATGAAAAAATAACTGAAGATTTGGGAGAAATACTTTTAAATTACAGTAATTTGGAATATGATCTGGAAACTGGGAGCAGGGGAAGCAGATATTCTCATATAGAAAAACTGATATGTGACATAACTGGGGCAGAGGGAGCATTAATAGTAAATAATAATGCTGCTGCTGTTATTTTGTGCCTCAATGAATTTGCCAATGGAAAAAATACTATTGTATCAAGAGGAGAGCTGGTAGAAATAGGTGGCTCTTTCAGAATACCTGAAATAATGAAACTGGCTGGAACAACATTGAAAGAGGTAGGGACAACAAATAAAACTCATGTTTTTGATTATGAAGACAATATAGATGAAGAAACTGCCGTTTTGTTGAAAGTACATACTTCTAATTTTAAGATAATAGGATTTACAGAGGAAGCAGATAAAAAAGATATAGCTGAACTTGGGAAAAAATATGAGATACTTACAATGGAGGATCTCGGAAGTGGAGTCTTAGTGGACTTTTCAAAATATGGACTTCCCAAAGAGCCAACTATACAGGAGAGCATTAAATCAGGAATTGACATAGTCACTGTAAGTGGAGACAAACTTCTAGGGGGACCTCAATGTGGGATAATTCTAGGGAAGAAACCATTGATAGAAAGATTGAAAAAAAATCAATACCTGAGAGCTTTTCGTGTGAATAAAATAACTATTTCTATACTGGAAAATATCTTTCAATACTATAAAGATGAGAGAGAAGCTATAAAAGAGATTCCTATTTTAAATATGATAATAGAGGAAAAAGGAAAAGTATTAGAAAGAGCAGAAAAATTGTCTGCTATACTTAAAGAAAGAAATATAGAGAACAGTATAATTGAAACAGAATCTAAAATAGGTGGAGGATCAATGCCAGAAGAAACAGTGGCAAGCTATGCCATCTGTTTTACTGGAGATGCTGTTTTGCTGGAGAAAAGATTCAGAGGAAATGATATTCCAGTAATCGGAAGAATAAAGAATGATCACTTTATTTTAGATGCAAAGACATTAAGAGAAAAAGATTTTGAAGAGATAACAGGAGCGGCTGAAAGGATATTTCTATGA
- the selB gene encoding selenocysteine-specific translation elongation factor, producing the protein MRNIIIGTAGHIDHGKTTIVKGLTGKDTDTLPEEKARGMTIDLGFTFFTLSNGRKVGIVDVPGHEKFIKNMAAGVTGIDLILFVIACDDGIKPQTLEHADIIKILGVKKGLILLTKRDLADEERAAQLKEDVRELFKNSYLENSKILEISTKDAQSFEKLKEVLEKEILEIEENRDEIKDFRLDIDKVFSIKGFGTVVTGTSKNSKISIGDTVMIYPQQKEVKIKGIENHGNKVETLEAGNRCALNINMDSKEIKRGNIISKKDSLIISNRLDCVFTLLKRSSNFKNNQRVRINIGTEELIGRVKIFLEDEILSGDKKYVQIDLEKESAFSVGDIGIVRSFSPVETIGGVEIINIPKERVKRKDLKYLERLEILSSKNKYKKIESIVLNNENIFTDKESISLLLGEKISEKEMENSQNIEKISDNIYVNTERLENFKNKILEYIEQYHEKYPLSVGIKRSELKNRFFENFSIKVYNIALEYFIEKNTIEVLGEYISKKDFKIKLNKEQKKIKEDIFSYYKKNGFTPQKIEDTVKIFKDETLFAEIHSYMLYNSFLAELAEGNFMLKGFFLESEKKIKEYLEKNRRITLAEARDLLQINRKSILLILEKLDENGITKRVGEYRELK; encoded by the coding sequence ATGAGAAATATAATAATAGGCACAGCAGGTCATATTGACCACGGAAAGACAACTATTGTAAAAGGTCTCACTGGAAAAGATACAGATACTCTGCCAGAAGAGAAAGCAAGAGGGATGACAATAGATTTAGGCTTTACATTTTTTACCCTGAGCAATGGAAGAAAAGTTGGAATAGTAGATGTTCCTGGTCATGAGAAGTTTATAAAAAACATGGCAGCAGGAGTTACAGGGATAGACTTGATACTTTTTGTTATAGCCTGTGATGATGGAATTAAACCTCAAACTTTGGAACACGCTGATATTATAAAAATATTAGGTGTAAAAAAAGGACTGATACTTCTTACTAAAAGAGATCTGGCAGATGAAGAGAGAGCAGCTCAGTTGAAAGAAGATGTGAGAGAGCTTTTTAAAAACTCATATTTAGAAAATAGTAAAATACTGGAAATCTCCACTAAGGATGCCCAAAGCTTTGAAAAACTAAAAGAGGTATTGGAAAAGGAAATATTGGAGATAGAAGAAAATAGAGATGAAATTAAAGATTTTCGGTTGGATATAGATAAAGTTTTTTCCATAAAAGGTTTTGGAACAGTAGTAACAGGAACTTCCAAGAACAGTAAAATCTCTATTGGAGATACTGTTATGATTTATCCTCAGCAAAAAGAGGTAAAAATAAAAGGAATAGAGAATCATGGAAATAAAGTGGAGACTCTGGAAGCTGGAAACAGATGTGCCTTGAATATTAATATGGATTCTAAAGAGATAAAAAGAGGCAATATTATATCTAAAAAAGATTCTCTCATTATATCCAATAGATTAGACTGTGTTTTTACCCTTTTAAAGAGAAGCAGTAATTTTAAAAATAACCAAAGGGTAAGGATAAATATTGGCACAGAAGAACTCATAGGAAGAGTAAAAATATTTCTTGAAGATGAAATACTTTCTGGAGATAAAAAGTATGTCCAGATAGATCTGGAAAAAGAATCAGCTTTTTCTGTAGGAGACATAGGGATAGTGAGAAGCTTTTCCCCAGTAGAGACTATTGGGGGAGTAGAGATAATAAATATTCCTAAAGAAAGAGTCAAAAGAAAAGATTTAAAATATCTGGAGAGACTGGAAATTCTCTCATCTAAAAATAAGTATAAAAAAATAGAAAGTATTGTATTGAACAACGAGAATATTTTTACAGATAAAGAGAGTATATCACTTCTTTTAGGAGAAAAGATATCAGAGAAAGAAATGGAAAACTCTCAAAATATAGAGAAAATATCTGACAATATTTATGTCAATACAGAGAGGCTGGAAAATTTTAAAAATAAAATTCTAGAATATATAGAGCAGTATCATGAAAAATATCCACTGTCTGTTGGAATAAAAAGATCAGAATTAAAAAATAGATTTTTTGAAAATTTTTCAATAAAGGTGTATAATATAGCTCTAGAGTATTTTATAGAAAAAAATACCATTGAAGTATTGGGAGAATATATTTCTAAAAAAGATTTTAAAATAAAGTTAAATAAAGAACAGAAAAAAATAAAAGAGGATATATTTTCTTACTATAAGAAAAATGGATTTACTCCACAAAAAATAGAGGATACAGTAAAGATATTTAAAGATGAAACTCTTTTTGCAGAAATTCATTCATATATGCTGTATAATTCTTTTCTTGCAGAATTAGCAGAGGGAAATTTTATGTTAAAAGGTTTTTTTCTGGAAAGTGAAAAAAAGATAAAGGAATACCTTGAAAAAAACAGAAGAATAACTTTAGCAGAGGCTAGAGACTTACTTCAGATTAATCGAAAATCGATTCTTTTAATATTGGAAAAATTAGATGAAAATGGAATAACTAAAAGAGTTGGTGAATATAGAGAATTAAAATGA
- the yedF gene encoding sulfurtransferase-like selenium metabolism protein YedF, whose product MIKVNAVGQTCPIPIIMTKNALKDIEEGEVEVLVDNKISLENLQKMSKEMGYDYSIAETGEVFRIVINKIKEEVEEFDDEDNTVVVIDSMYMGKGDPELGRILMKGFIYTLTEVEVLPKTIIFYNEGVKLAVENSESLKDLKNLEERGVEILCCGTCVNFYGLTDEIKIGSITNMYNIVNKQMYARRVIKP is encoded by the coding sequence ATGATAAAAGTTAATGCAGTAGGACAAACTTGCCCAATTCCTATAATAATGACAAAGAATGCTTTGAAAGATATAGAAGAAGGAGAAGTGGAAGTATTAGTTGATAATAAAATATCTCTTGAAAATCTTCAGAAAATGTCAAAAGAAATGGGATATGACTATAGTATTGCTGAAACTGGTGAAGTTTTCAGAATAGTTATCAACAAGATAAAAGAAGAAGTAGAAGAGTTTGACGATGAAGACAATACAGTTGTTGTAATAGATTCTATGTACATGGGAAAAGGAGATCCTGAGCTTGGAAGAATACTTATGAAAGGATTTATCTACACTCTTACAGAAGTGGAAGTTCTTCCTAAAACTATAATTTTCTACAACGAAGGGGTAAAACTAGCTGTAGAAAATTCTGAAAGCTTAAAAGATTTAAAAAATCTTGAAGAAAGAGGAGTAGAAATACTTTGCTGCGGAACATGTGTTAATTTTTATGGGTTGACAGATGAAATAAAAATTGGTAGTATAACTAATATGTATAATATAGTGAACAAACAGATGTATGCAAGAAGGGTAATAAAACCATGA
- a CDS encoding DUF3343 domain-containing protein, whose protein sequence is MIKEETFLLLATDSTHLIIKSEKLLKENGIECRIIPLPSEVKATCGLSIRLELEYKERADEILKSDGIELEKYSVIKKGLKKHIEKIN, encoded by the coding sequence ATGATAAAAGAGGAAACATTTCTTTTGCTTGCTACTGATTCTACACATCTCATAATCAAAAGTGAAAAACTTCTCAAAGAAAATGGGATAGAATGCAGAATAATTCCTCTTCCTTCAGAGGTAAAGGCTACCTGTGGACTTTCAATAAGATTGGAGCTTGAATATAAAGAGAGAGCTGATGAAATTCTTAAATCTGATGGGATAGAGTTAGAAAAATATTCTGTAATAAAAAAAGGTTTGAAAAAGCATATAGAAAAAATAAATTAA